In a single window of the Nocardiopsis composta genome:
- a CDS encoding LLM class flavin-dependent oxidoreductase: MSAPGSAPALSVLDLAHIPEGGTARESLQASLELAQAADRLGYRRVWYAEHHNMSTIASSATSVLIAHIAAHTERIRVGAGGVMLPNHAPLPIAEQFGTLETLHPGRIDLGLGRAPGSDQNTMRALRRDPSAADSFPDDVLELRGYLTGRSVIPGVEATPGKGTDVPLYILGSSLFGAKLAAALGLPYAFASHFAPAALEEAVAVYRGEFTPSEQLAEPYVIAGVNATAAETSEEARRQAHLARRRMAAQLLGRGRTLGPEEADAALESPAGRHVQQMATYSAIGDPKEVVAYLGEFAAHARADELIIAFQAGDPAARLRSAELIAEAAALPAA; this comes from the coding sequence TTGTCCGCGCCCGGTTCCGCCCCCGCCCTGTCCGTCCTCGACCTCGCGCACATCCCGGAGGGGGGAACCGCCCGGGAGAGCCTGCAGGCCAGCCTGGAACTGGCGCAGGCCGCCGACCGGCTGGGCTACCGCCGGGTCTGGTACGCCGAGCACCACAACATGTCGACCATCGCGTCCTCGGCCACCAGCGTGCTCATCGCGCACATCGCCGCGCACACCGAGCGGATCCGGGTCGGTGCGGGCGGCGTGATGCTGCCCAACCACGCCCCGCTGCCCATCGCCGAGCAGTTCGGCACCCTGGAGACGCTGCACCCCGGCCGGATCGACCTGGGCCTGGGGCGCGCGCCGGGCAGCGACCAGAACACCATGCGGGCGCTGCGCCGCGACCCATCCGCGGCCGACTCCTTCCCCGACGACGTGCTGGAGCTGCGGGGCTACCTGACCGGCCGGTCGGTGATCCCCGGGGTGGAGGCCACCCCGGGCAAGGGCACCGACGTCCCGCTGTACATCCTCGGGTCCTCGCTGTTCGGCGCGAAGCTCGCCGCGGCGCTGGGCCTGCCCTACGCGTTCGCCTCGCACTTCGCCCCGGCCGCGCTGGAGGAGGCCGTCGCGGTGTACCGCGGCGAGTTCACCCCCTCCGAGCAGCTGGCCGAGCCGTACGTGATCGCCGGGGTGAACGCCACCGCCGCCGAGACCTCCGAGGAGGCCCGGCGCCAGGCGCACCTGGCCCGCCGCCGGATGGCCGCCCAGCTGCTGGGCCGGGGCCGCACCCTCGGCCCCGAGGAGGCCGACGCCGCGCTGGAGTCGCCCGCCGGCCGGCACGTTCAGCAGATGGCCACCTACTCCGCGATCGGCGACCCCAAGGAGGTCGTCGCCTACCTCGGCGAGTTCGCCGCGCACGCGCGGGCCGACGAGCTCATCATCGCCTTCCAGGCCGGCGACCCCGCGGCCCGGCTGCGCTCGGCCGAGCTCATCGCGGAGGCGGCCGCGCTGCCCGCGGCCTGA
- a CDS encoding SGNH/GDSL hydrolase family protein, protein MARTSPGTSLRRRTLYPAAFALVLAVGVLGPPPPGAAAEPAPPGGVERFYDNEGISDDSEPDGADLDGDGRSLSAQTLAAAGWGPGDAVTLHGTELRMPDTRPGEPDNAVADGQRVRLSGAVRAVTFLAAATGGDATGTGKVVYRDGSEEYSVTTPDWETGSLATKAVALPYANTPDGPTGEQVRLYAVTVPVDPDRKPTGIELPSIEGGARMHVFDLGVRKEQRDWTGTWSASTSGYAEVGPWEDQTVRLAVRTGAGGPDTRLHLDNVFAAEPVEIGAVTVALRDEGPAAVQRPVPVAFDGERSAVIPAGGRLTSDPIGFALSDAAELLVSIHLPGRVEAAPVHTAATGTSYAGEPGTDLSGEADGSGFTRTFESWPFLAGIDTAGGTGSVVALGDSITDGVGSTDGADRRWPDVLTDRLLDQNRVPRYGVLNQGISANRVVTDRYDGDGVSSDTGGVSALNRLDRDVFAQTGARTVVVFQGINDVRWGTGADEVAAGLRTIAERSREHGLRVVAATIAPCGGYPDCSAEVDGRRTEVNAFIRENSGPGGLFDAVLDFDEVLRDPDDPTRLLPEYDSGDHLHPGDAGLRAVAHSVDLRLLVPDES, encoded by the coding sequence ATGGCCCGCACATCCCCCGGAACGTCCCTGAGACGGCGGACGCTGTACCCCGCGGCGTTCGCCCTGGTCCTCGCGGTCGGCGTACTGGGCCCACCGCCTCCCGGGGCGGCCGCCGAACCCGCGCCGCCGGGCGGCGTCGAACGGTTCTACGACAACGAGGGCATCTCCGACGACTCCGAGCCGGACGGCGCCGACCTGGACGGCGACGGGCGCAGCCTGTCCGCGCAGACCCTGGCCGCCGCCGGCTGGGGCCCCGGGGACGCCGTCACCCTGCACGGCACCGAGCTGCGGATGCCCGACACCCGCCCGGGCGAACCGGACAACGCGGTCGCCGACGGGCAGCGGGTGCGGCTCAGCGGCGCGGTGCGGGCGGTCACCTTCCTGGCCGCGGCCACCGGCGGCGACGCCACCGGGACCGGGAAGGTCGTCTACCGCGACGGCTCGGAGGAGTACAGCGTCACCACCCCCGACTGGGAGACCGGGTCCCTGGCGACCAAGGCGGTGGCCCTGCCCTACGCCAACACCCCGGACGGGCCGACCGGCGAGCAGGTGCGGCTGTACGCCGTCACCGTGCCGGTCGACCCGGACCGGAAACCGACCGGCATCGAGCTGCCGAGCATCGAGGGCGGCGCCCGGATGCACGTCTTCGACCTCGGCGTGCGCAAGGAGCAGCGCGACTGGACCGGGACCTGGTCGGCCTCCACCTCCGGCTACGCCGAGGTGGGGCCGTGGGAGGACCAGACCGTCCGGCTGGCGGTGCGGACCGGCGCCGGCGGCCCGGACACCCGGCTCCATCTGGACAACGTCTTCGCCGCCGAGCCGGTCGAGATCGGCGCGGTCACGGTCGCGCTGCGCGACGAGGGGCCCGCCGCCGTGCAGCGGCCGGTCCCGGTGGCCTTCGACGGGGAGCGGTCCGCGGTCATCCCGGCCGGCGGCCGGCTCACCAGCGACCCGATCGGATTCGCCCTGTCCGACGCGGCCGAACTGCTGGTCAGCATCCATCTGCCGGGGCGGGTCGAGGCGGCGCCGGTGCACACCGCGGCCACCGGGACCAGCTACGCCGGAGAGCCGGGGACCGACCTGAGCGGGGAGGCGGACGGCTCCGGCTTCACCCGGACCTTCGAGAGCTGGCCGTTCCTCGCCGGGATCGACACGGCCGGCGGGACCGGGTCGGTGGTCGCGCTGGGCGATTCGATCACCGATGGCGTGGGCTCCACCGACGGCGCCGACCGCCGCTGGCCGGACGTGCTCACCGACCGGCTCCTGGACCAGAACCGGGTTCCCCGCTACGGGGTGCTCAACCAGGGCATCTCGGCCAACCGGGTGGTGACCGACCGCTACGACGGCGACGGGGTGAGCAGCGACACCGGCGGGGTGAGCGCGCTGAACCGGCTGGACCGGGACGTGTTCGCGCAGACCGGCGCCCGGACGGTGGTGGTGTTCCAGGGGATCAACGACGTCCGCTGGGGGACCGGCGCGGACGAGGTCGCGGCCGGCCTGCGCACCATCGCCGAGCGCTCCCGGGAGCACGGCCTGCGGGTGGTGGCGGCGACCATCGCGCCCTGCGGCGGCTACCCCGACTGCTCGGCGGAGGTGGACGGCCGCCGCACCGAGGTGAACGCCTTCATCCGGGAGAACTCCGGCCCGGGCGGCCTGTTCGACGCGGTGCTCGACTTCGACGAGGTGCTCCGCGACCCCGACGACCCGACCCGGCTGCTGCCCGAGTACGACTCCGGCGACCACCTGCACCCGGGCGACGCCGGCCTGCGTGCCGTCGCGCACTCCGTCGACCTGCGCCTGCTGGTGCCCGACGAGTCCTAG
- a CDS encoding type II toxin-antitoxin system PemK/MazF family toxin: MHSSSTADGRADHPLRGEVREIATSANATRLEYAPEPDGRADTGEIVWTWVPYEENDGRGKDRPLLVVGRKGTRLHALMLSSQEPDPHEEHDWLELGEGPWDSSGRTSYLCLDRLFEMEETDIRREGAVLDGRRFAEVAAVLRDRYGWR; this comes from the coding sequence ATGCACTCCTCTTCCACCGCAGACGGCCGCGCCGACCACCCGCTGCGCGGCGAGGTCCGCGAGATCGCGACCAGCGCCAACGCCACCCGCCTGGAGTACGCCCCGGAGCCCGACGGCCGGGCCGACACCGGCGAGATCGTCTGGACCTGGGTCCCCTACGAGGAGAACGACGGCCGGGGCAAGGACCGGCCGCTGCTGGTCGTCGGCCGCAAGGGCACCCGGCTGCACGCCCTGATGCTCTCCTCCCAGGAGCCCGACCCGCACGAGGAGCACGACTGGCTCGAGCTCGGCGAGGGCCCGTGGGACTCCAGCGGCCGTACCTCCTACCTCTGCCTGGACCGGCTCTTCGAGATGGAGGAGACCGACATCCGCCGGGAGGGCGCGGTCCTCGACGGCCGCCGCTTCGCCGAGGTCGCCGCGGTCCTCCGCGACCGGTACGGCTGGCGCTGA
- a CDS encoding DUF5954 family protein, whose product MSDLRMLAPLYQPAEETGGSWHTRVHPGNSPQGGRDALAHHFLKEEAAAGGDQERAREFADAANLMDWEKHDEVAVLGHRYRIVRIERYVLFTDDEPEPPGPADAAPQPGRVDLGADSDPGPRAAGLKEEIAGTVPAGGPVPPEVTEDALVGNMAYPRLVTMPPDFQLLSKGRGDPGWRPMGQEHATVEEARDALRRFFENMVREDEEGSSLRPGVGDACRKALRRWSEEDGPIDAADVLEHRFRVARVLRVVRVGFDGPEPPRASDPDPELPPAVLHLEAAEAGELSPDDAPVPPRPGPESRRFLPGDSP is encoded by the coding sequence ATGAGCGACCTGCGCATGCTCGCGCCCCTCTACCAGCCCGCGGAGGAGACCGGCGGGAGCTGGCACACCCGCGTCCACCCGGGGAACAGCCCGCAGGGCGGCCGCGACGCGCTGGCCCACCACTTCCTCAAGGAGGAGGCCGCGGCCGGCGGCGACCAGGAGCGCGCGCGGGAGTTCGCCGACGCCGCCAACCTGATGGACTGGGAGAAGCACGACGAGGTCGCGGTGCTCGGCCACCGCTACCGGATCGTGCGGATCGAGCGCTACGTGCTGTTCACCGACGACGAACCGGAGCCGCCCGGCCCCGCCGACGCGGCGCCGCAGCCCGGCCGGGTCGACCTCGGCGCCGACTCCGACCCCGGTCCGCGCGCCGCCGGGCTCAAGGAGGAGATCGCCGGGACCGTCCCGGCGGGCGGCCCCGTCCCGCCCGAGGTCACCGAGGACGCCCTGGTCGGGAACATGGCCTACCCCCGCCTGGTGACCATGCCGCCCGACTTCCAGCTGCTCTCCAAGGGGCGCGGCGACCCGGGGTGGCGCCCGATGGGCCAGGAGCACGCCACGGTGGAAGAGGCCCGGGACGCCCTCCGCCGGTTCTTCGAGAACATGGTCCGCGAGGACGAGGAGGGCTCCTCGCTCCGCCCCGGGGTGGGCGACGCCTGCCGGAAGGCGCTGCGCCGCTGGTCGGAGGAGGACGGCCCGATCGACGCGGCCGACGTGCTGGAACACCGCTTCCGGGTGGCGCGGGTGCTGCGCGTCGTCCGGGTGGGCTTCGACGGCCCGGAGCCGCCCCGGGCCAGCGACCCCGACCCCGAGCTCCCGCCGGCGGTCCTGCACCTGGAGGCGGCCGAGGCCGGCGAGCTCTCCCCGGACGACGCCCCGGTCCCGCCCCGCCCGGGCCCGGAGTCGCGGCGCTTCCTCCCCGGCGACTCGCCCTAG
- a CDS encoding ATP-binding protein, with product MTAYPAHSGPGDLSAAPFAPRALLRADPAPAPWEWTGLSAAPLPVGDLFVHTATAVQGLAFNASSVKAARDFTTRVLREWGLEPLCSDTLLVVSELVTNACRHAVPRAGALSDWSIQFGLVRHDSRLACLVFDPSIEAPVRVDPDERAEGGRGLALIEAFSTDWGWGLLRGQGKVVWASFETAARG from the coding sequence ATGACGGCCTACCCCGCACACTCCGGCCCCGGCGACCTGTCCGCGGCCCCCTTCGCTCCGCGGGCGCTCCTCCGGGCCGACCCCGCCCCGGCCCCGTGGGAGTGGACCGGCCTCTCCGCGGCTCCACTGCCGGTCGGCGACCTCTTCGTGCACACGGCCACCGCCGTCCAGGGGCTCGCCTTCAACGCCTCCTCGGTCAAGGCCGCCCGGGACTTCACCACCCGGGTGCTCCGGGAATGGGGGCTGGAACCGCTCTGCTCCGACACCCTGCTGGTCGTCTCCGAACTGGTCACCAACGCCTGCCGGCACGCCGTCCCCAGGGCGGGCGCGCTGTCCGACTGGTCCATCCAGTTCGGCCTGGTCCGGCACGATTCGCGGCTGGCCTGCCTGGTCTTCGACCCCAGCATCGAGGCGCCGGTCCGGGTCGACCCGGACGAGCGCGCCGAAGGCGGGCGCGGCCTGGCGCTCATCGAGGCCTTCAGCACCGACTGGGGATGGGGGCTGCTGCGCGGCCAGGGCAAGGTCGTGTGGGCCTCCTTCGAGACCGCGGCCCGGGGCTGA
- a CDS encoding helix-turn-helix domain-containing protein, with product MQLARKEAVPAANVLSPPRGGPTVLRILLGTQLRRLRTEKGISREDAGYEIRASHAKISRLELGQVSFKERDVADLLTLYGVTDAEERESLLALARQANNPGWWHKYSDVLPSWFEVYVGLEEAASIIRSYELQFVPGLLQTEEYARAVVMLGHGDAPGEEIERRVALRMKRQRRLTEPGAPKLWAVVDEAALHRPLGGTGAMRRQIEHLIEMATLPNVTLQIVPFAKGGHAAAGGPFSILRFTGAELPDVVYLEQLASAVYLDKPEETDKYMVVMDRLCVDAAPASETARFLGSIMKNFA from the coding sequence ATGCAATTAGCGCGTAAGGAAGCGGTCCCCGCCGCGAACGTCCTCTCTCCGCCCCGCGGCGGACCCACGGTCCTGAGGATCCTCCTCGGCACCCAACTGCGCCGCCTGCGCACCGAGAAGGGCATCTCCCGCGAGGACGCCGGATACGAGATCCGCGCCTCGCACGCCAAGATCAGCCGCCTCGAACTCGGTCAGGTGAGCTTCAAGGAGCGCGACGTCGCAGACCTGCTCACCCTCTACGGGGTCACCGACGCCGAGGAGCGGGAGAGCCTGCTCGCGCTGGCCCGGCAGGCCAACAACCCCGGTTGGTGGCACAAGTACAGCGACGTCCTGCCGAGCTGGTTCGAGGTCTACGTCGGCCTGGAGGAGGCCGCCTCCATCATCCGCAGCTACGAGCTGCAGTTCGTGCCCGGCCTGCTGCAGACCGAGGAGTACGCCCGCGCGGTGGTCATGCTGGGCCACGGCGACGCCCCCGGAGAGGAGATCGAGCGCCGGGTGGCGCTGCGGATGAAGCGGCAGCGCCGGCTCACCGAGCCCGGGGCGCCCAAGCTGTGGGCCGTGGTGGACGAGGCCGCCCTGCACCGCCCGCTCGGCGGGACCGGCGCGATGCGGCGGCAGATCGAGCACCTCATCGAGATGGCCACGCTGCCCAACGTCACGCTGCAGATCGTGCCGTTCGCCAAGGGCGGGCACGCGGCCGCCGGCGGCCCGTTCAGCATCCTCCGCTTCACCGGTGCCGAGCTGCCCGACGTGGTCTACCTGGAGCAGCTCGCCAGCGCCGTCTACCTGGACAAGCCCGAGGAGACGGACAAGTACATGGTGGTGATGGACCGGCTGTGCGTGGACGCCGCCCCGGCCTCCGAGACCGCCCGGTTCCTCGGCTCCATCATGAAGAACTTCGCCTGA
- a CDS encoding DUF397 domain-containing protein — MSQSAQVGNGAPADRIAGAVWRKSSLSNPSGNCVELARLPGGDIAVRNSRHPSGPALVYTPAEISAFVQGAKRGDFDDLATPLDSAH, encoded by the coding sequence ATGAGTCAGTCCGCCCAGGTCGGCAACGGCGCCCCCGCCGACCGGATCGCGGGCGCCGTCTGGCGCAAGAGCTCGCTGAGCAACCCGAGCGGGAACTGCGTCGAACTGGCCCGGCTGCCCGGCGGCGACATCGCGGTGCGCAACTCCCGCCACCCGAGCGGGCCCGCACTCGTCTACACCCCCGCCGAGATCTCCGCCTTCGTCCAGGGCGCCAAGCGCGGCGACTTCGACGATCTCGCCACCCCTCTCGACAGCGCGCACTGA
- a CDS encoding M20/M25/M40 family metallo-hydrolase — MPPDTTRADRGGDSSARPHPRPWAAGWTAPPGGPGRVAAALAALALLAAAVAGALAAERPPAPLPADAPAAEFSAERAWPHLERIAGTGPTPIGSEGAADVRAHITGELRALGLDPEVQTGIGARAFGSGVSAGLAANVVAEIPGTDPTGTVLVAAHYDSTPTTPGTTDDKASVAAVLEIARALTAGPRPRNDVVLLLTDGEEPGLVGAEAFAAHHPLARGGGVMVNLEGPGNAGPSKVYDIAHGNAGVVRLLTADTPHPAGESALATGFRDMPMGFNSDRTALAEHGFTGVDTGFTDGRAYYHHPRDTVEAFNKSSLQMHGANGLALTRAAAAADLAEVRTDGDATYFSAFGVFAHYPDTLAVPLAAAGALAVAGLAALARIRRLAGVPRMLAAVAATALPFAAAAGIAVGLWELLLLIRPAYADLVSDAYRPLLYRCALGAALLAAVWAWAVPMRRLLGGVALTVGALTWSAGLGLLLAWGLPSGSYLGALPALAGAAAGAAALLLRDRHPRLAAAALALGALPGAVLVTLPGAALLGMTGVSMLAPGALVLMLAGLAAVPLLTEAAPAGRRRAALAPALCGLLAVALTAGGLAVDRFDEEHPRTAHLAYLLDADAGEAMWASLDADPHPWAAGLLPDRAGPGLADLPVPGVGAVRRTGPADTADLPGPDVEVLDARSRNGGTALTVRMRPARGADRIALLSSAPVRSAVIAAEGHPDQELPPLDPAEVRDGTGTDAWAWALEFSAPPEEGLLLTLETEGEQAPRIGAAETTDGLQTAPPLDPRPAGLDVMPSMSVLTSDTVTVFRALEP, encoded by the coding sequence ATGCCCCCGGACACCACCCGCGCAGACCGCGGCGGAGACAGCTCCGCCCGCCCGCATCCGCGCCCCTGGGCGGCCGGCTGGACCGCACCGCCCGGCGGGCCCGGCCGCGTCGCCGCCGCCCTGGCCGCTCTGGCCCTGCTCGCGGCCGCGGTCGCCGGGGCCCTGGCCGCAGAACGCCCGCCCGCTCCGCTGCCCGCCGACGCGCCCGCCGCGGAGTTCAGCGCCGAGCGGGCCTGGCCGCACCTGGAGCGCATCGCCGGCACCGGCCCCACCCCCATCGGCAGCGAGGGAGCCGCCGACGTCCGCGCGCACATCACCGGCGAGCTGCGCGCACTCGGCCTCGACCCCGAGGTGCAGACCGGGATCGGGGCGCGCGCCTTCGGCAGCGGCGTCTCGGCGGGGCTGGCCGCGAACGTCGTCGCCGAGATCCCCGGAACCGACCCGACCGGGACGGTCCTGGTCGCCGCGCACTACGACTCCACCCCCACCACGCCCGGTACCACCGACGACAAGGCCTCGGTCGCCGCGGTCCTGGAGATCGCCCGCGCCCTCACCGCGGGGCCGCGGCCCCGCAACGACGTCGTACTGCTGCTCACCGACGGCGAAGAGCCCGGCCTTGTCGGCGCGGAGGCGTTCGCCGCGCACCACCCCCTCGCCCGGGGCGGCGGCGTCATGGTCAACCTGGAGGGCCCCGGGAACGCAGGGCCGTCCAAGGTCTACGACATCGCGCACGGCAACGCGGGGGTGGTGCGGCTGCTCACCGCGGACACTCCGCACCCCGCCGGAGAGTCGGCGCTGGCCACCGGCTTCCGCGACATGCCCATGGGCTTCAACTCCGACCGGACGGCACTGGCCGAGCACGGGTTCACCGGCGTCGACACCGGGTTCACCGACGGCCGCGCCTACTACCACCACCCGCGGGACACCGTCGAGGCGTTCAACAAGTCCAGCCTGCAGATGCACGGCGCCAACGGGCTGGCGCTCACCCGCGCCGCGGCCGCCGCCGACCTCGCCGAGGTCCGCACGGACGGCGACGCCACCTACTTCTCCGCGTTCGGGGTCTTCGCGCACTACCCCGATACCCTCGCGGTGCCGCTCGCCGCCGCCGGGGCGCTCGCCGTCGCGGGCCTGGCCGCCCTGGCCCGGATCCGCCGGCTGGCCGGCGTCCCGCGGATGCTGGCCGCGGTCGCCGCGACCGCGCTCCCGTTCGCCGCCGCGGCCGGCATCGCCGTCGGCCTGTGGGAGCTGCTGCTCCTGATCCGCCCCGCCTACGCCGACCTGGTGAGCGACGCCTACCGGCCGCTGCTCTACCGGTGCGCGCTCGGTGCAGCGCTGCTCGCCGCGGTGTGGGCGTGGGCCGTCCCGATGCGCCGGCTGCTCGGTGGCGTCGCGCTGACGGTCGGCGCCCTCACCTGGTCCGCCGGGCTCGGCCTGCTGCTCGCCTGGGGCCTGCCGTCCGGCTCCTACCTCGGCGCGCTGCCAGCCCTCGCCGGGGCGGCCGCCGGAGCGGCCGCGCTGCTGCTCCGCGACCGGCACCCCCGGCTCGCGGCCGCCGCCCTGGCCCTGGGCGCACTGCCCGGGGCGGTGCTGGTCACCCTGCCCGGCGCCGCGCTGCTCGGCATGACCGGGGTGAGCATGCTCGCCCCAGGGGCCCTGGTGCTGATGCTCGCCGGACTGGCCGCGGTCCCGCTGCTCACCGAGGCGGCCCCGGCGGGCCGGCGGCGCGCCGCGCTCGCCCCCGCCCTGTGCGGGCTGCTCGCCGTCGCGCTGACCGCCGGCGGCCTGGCCGTGGACCGGTTCGACGAGGAGCACCCGCGCACCGCCCACCTCGCCTACCTGCTGGACGCCGACGCCGGCGAGGCGATGTGGGCCTCGCTCGACGCCGACCCGCACCCGTGGGCCGCCGGCCTGCTGCCCGACCGGGCCGGCCCCGGCCTCGCGGACCTGCCGGTGCCCGGGGTCGGGGCCGTGCGGCGGACCGGCCCGGCCGACACCGCCGACCTGCCCGGCCCCGACGTCGAGGTGCTGGACGCCCGGAGCCGGAACGGGGGCACCGCGCTCACCGTGCGGATGCGCCCCGCCCGCGGCGCCGACCGGATCGCGCTGCTCTCCTCGGCGCCGGTGCGCTCCGCGGTGATCGCGGCCGAAGGCCACCCGGACCAGGAGCTGCCGCCGCTGGACCCGGCCGAGGTCCGGGACGGGACCGGTACCGACGCGTGGGCGTGGGCCCTGGAGTTCTCCGCCCCTCCCGAAGAGGGCCTGCTGCTCACCCTGGAGACCGAGGGGGAGCAGGCGCCCCGCATCGGCGCGGCCGAGACCACCGACGGCCTGCAGACCGCCCCGCCGCTCGACCCCCGCCCGGCCGGGTTGGACGTGATGCCCTCGATGAGCGTGCTCACCTCGGACACCGTCACGGTCTTCCGCGCCCTTGAGCCCTGA
- a CDS encoding ArsR/SmtB family transcription factor — MAEHPTRDGPPAEPGPRTVGDLAALKALAHPRRQRILRRLTAAGPATSASLARDLDLNTGATSYHLRELARHGFVAEVPGGAHGRERWWRAATGDIRFPLRSEQEPEVRRVLDEFNRRAYAEDMRDFLAAQAEADPDDPWSDAFPYSRGTIRVGPEQLRSFFEDYIALIERYSCDAAEAPPGSRLVHTRFLAFPEPESAPAENGPR, encoded by the coding sequence ATGGCCGAGCACCCCACCCGCGACGGGCCGCCCGCAGAACCGGGGCCGCGCACCGTCGGCGACCTCGCAGCGCTCAAGGCGCTGGCGCACCCGCGGCGGCAGCGGATCCTCCGCCGGCTCACCGCGGCCGGGCCGGCCACCTCGGCCTCGCTCGCCCGCGACCTCGACCTGAACACCGGGGCGACCAGCTACCACCTGCGCGAACTGGCACGGCACGGATTCGTCGCAGAGGTCCCCGGCGGCGCGCACGGCCGGGAGCGCTGGTGGCGCGCGGCGACCGGCGACATCCGCTTCCCGCTCCGCAGCGAGCAGGAGCCCGAGGTCCGCCGGGTGCTGGACGAGTTCAACCGCCGCGCCTACGCCGAGGACATGCGCGACTTCCTCGCCGCCCAGGCCGAGGCGGACCCGGACGACCCGTGGTCCGACGCGTTCCCCTACTCGCGCGGCACCATCCGGGTCGGCCCCGAGCAGCTCCGGTCCTTCTTCGAGGACTACATCGCGCTGATCGAGCGGTACTCCTGCGACGCCGCCGAGGCCCCGCCCGGCAGCCGCCTGGTGCACACCCGCTTCCTGGCCTTCCCCGAACCCGAGTCCGCTCCGGCGGAGAACGGGCCGCGGTGA